From one Ignavibacteria bacterium genomic stretch:
- the narI gene encoding respiratory nitrate reductase subunit gamma, with the protein MTNYLLFAVLPYVSLAVFLIGSIYRYRRKGFSVSSISSQFLEGRELFWASQPFHWGLMIVFFGHLTAFLIPKTVLAWNGDPVRLIILEVSAFSFGLASLIGLLLLIYRRITTRRLHVVTSPMDIVVYIILLTQLVTGVLVAYFDRWGSSWFAAFLTPYLRSIFVFDPQIEGIAGVTSLSLKIHVVSAFCLIGIIPFTRFMHFLVYPLDYLWRGYQQVIWNWNRREIRVSRAHSAGKKATNN; encoded by the coding sequence ATGACAAACTACCTGTTATTCGCAGTTTTGCCATACGTATCGTTGGCTGTTTTCCTTATAGGGTCTATCTATCGCTATCGCAGAAAAGGGTTCAGCGTATCGTCTATATCGTCGCAATTTTTAGAAGGACGTGAACTGTTTTGGGCAAGCCAGCCGTTTCACTGGGGTCTGATGATAGTATTCTTCGGACACCTCACGGCGTTCCTGATTCCCAAAACCGTCCTGGCATGGAATGGTGATCCGGTACGGTTAATCATTCTTGAAGTTTCGGCTTTTTCATTCGGATTAGCATCTTTAATTGGATTGTTGCTGCTAATCTATCGGAGAATTACTACACGAAGGTTACATGTGGTAACGAGTCCCATGGACATTGTGGTGTACATTATTCTCCTGACTCAGTTGGTAACCGGTGTTCTTGTTGCCTACTTCGACAGGTGGGGATCCTCGTGGTTTGCCGCGTTTTTAACGCCATATCTGCGATCGATTTTTGTTTTCGACCCACAAATCGAGGGTATTGCCGGGGTTACTTCACTGTCACTAAAAATCCACGTTGTATCGGCATTTTGCCTAATCGGCATTATCCCGTTTACGCGGTTCATGCACTTCCTGGTTTATCCGTTGGATTATCTCTGGCGCGGTTACCAGCAAGTGATTTGGAACTGGAACCGGCGTGAGATTCGGGTGTCGCGCGCGCACTCAGCAGGGAAGAAGGCAACAAACAATTAA
- the narH gene encoding nitrate reductase subunit beta has protein sequence MDVRSQIAMVFHLDKCIGCHTCSIACKNIWTDRKGAEYMWWNNVETKPGTGYPTKWEDQEIYKGGWEKNGDSVSLKGAGKFKGLKNIFHNPHLPVLEDYYEPWTYKYQDLFDAPEGDDQPTARPVSLVTGDHIDVQSGPNWDDDLGGSPDYARQDVNLQQLTPAEQEAMFQLERMTFHYLPRICNHCLNPACVASCPSGAIYKRGEDGVVLINQERCRAWRMCVTACPYKKSYYNWHTGKSEKCVLCYPRLESGQAPACFHSCVGRIRYLGVMLYDADKIQSAASAPDDQLVDAQLDIYLDPFDPEVIEQARLNGIADSTIEAAQKSPVYKFVKVWNLALPLHPEFRTLPNLFYVPALLPTMATVNEGVYDSTSKSLWNGVDKNRLPMQYLASLFSAGNTDTVFEVMKRLMAVRLHRRGVTVGDLESAEITTAMQETGIDAETADAIYRLTSLATFDERFVIPPAHREESIEMLESTADVKGNTGFGFKERPARGL, from the coding sequence ATGGATGTTCGCTCGCAAATCGCAATGGTTTTTCACCTGGACAAATGTATCGGGTGCCACACATGCTCTATTGCATGTAAGAATATCTGGACTGACCGTAAGGGTGCAGAATACATGTGGTGGAATAACGTTGAAACCAAACCAGGTACCGGCTACCCGACAAAATGGGAAGATCAGGAAATTTATAAAGGTGGTTGGGAGAAGAATGGCGACTCTGTTTCGCTGAAAGGGGCAGGGAAATTTAAGGGGCTTAAAAATATCTTCCATAACCCCCACCTGCCGGTGCTGGAAGACTATTATGAACCATGGACCTATAAGTATCAAGACCTGTTTGATGCTCCCGAAGGCGATGACCAGCCTACAGCACGGCCGGTTTCGCTGGTTACCGGTGACCATATCGATGTTCAGTCGGGTCCGAACTGGGATGACGACCTTGGCGGTTCACCCGATTATGCACGTCAGGACGTTAATCTGCAGCAATTAACACCTGCTGAGCAGGAGGCTATGTTCCAGCTGGAGCGGATGACGTTCCACTATCTGCCCAGAATCTGTAATCACTGCTTAAATCCGGCGTGCGTGGCATCCTGTCCGTCCGGCGCAATCTACAAACGCGGTGAGGACGGTGTAGTTCTTATCAACCAGGAACGTTGTCGTGCATGGCGGATGTGCGTTACGGCATGTCCGTATAAAAAAAGTTACTATAACTGGCACACCGGTAAATCTGAAAAGTGCGTACTGTGCTATCCCCGCCTTGAGTCGGGTCAGGCCCCTGCATGTTTCCATTCATGTGTTGGCCGGATCAGGTATCTGGGTGTGATGCTGTACGATGCTGATAAGATTCAAAGTGCTGCATCAGCACCCGACGACCAGTTGGTGGATGCACAGCTTGACATCTATCTTGACCCATTCGACCCTGAAGTCATTGAACAAGCCAGATTAAACGGTATTGCCGATTCAACAATTGAAGCAGCCCAGAAGTCACCAGTATATAAATTCGTGAAGGTCTGGAACCTGGCACTGCCACTGCACCCGGAGTTTCGGACGCTTCCCAATCTGTTCTATGTACCCGCCCTTCTGCCAACCATGGCTACCGTAAACGAAGGTGTCTATGACTCCACCAGTAAATCGCTGTGGAACGGTGTTGACAAGAACCGCTTGCCGATGCAATACCTTGCCTCGCTATTCTCAGCCGGTAATACCGACACTGTTTTCGAAGTGATGAAACGGCTGATGGCTGTACGGCTGCACCGCAGAGGTGTAACCGTGGGCGATCTGGAATCGGCTGAAATCACAACAGCCATGCAGGAAACCGGTATTGATGCCGAAACCGCCGATGCTATCTATCGTTTAACATCGCTGGCTACGTTTGACGAGCGCTTTGTAATTCCGCCGGCTCACCGCGAAGAATCCATCGAAATGCTCGAGAGCACTGCCGATGTGAAAGGCAACACGGGATTTGGCTTCAAGGAACGTCCTGCACGAGGACTGTAA
- a CDS encoding nitrate reductase subunit alpha: MSWIEDIVSPKTRKWEEFYRNRWQYDKVIRSTHGVNCTGGCSWNIHVKDGIVVWETQALDYPLLENTLPPYEPRGCQRGISYSWYLYSPIRVKYPLIRGALMELFNVEKKLANGDPVKAWENLQNDPEKRRRYQWARGKGGFRRAKWDEVLELIAAANIYTVKKYGPDRIIGFSPIPAMSMLSYAAGARYLQLMGGVNLSFYDWYCDLPNAFPEVWGEQTDVCESADWYNSKFCVSMGANLGMTRTPDIHFFSESKHNGTKTVVMSPDFSMVAKHADQWIPCHAGSDGAFWMAVTHVILKEYHVDKQVPYFMDYIKRYTDLPFLVELEKHGNHYRAGRLVRANGIAKYAGVENGDWQLLNIDAKSGNLVCPKGTMGSRWAKEKAGNWNLKFEDFVDNTPYEPTLSLLDHSDDVYQVEFIEYGLDKTALRGVPVKFIETLNGKIPVATIYDVTMGHYGVGRGLAGDYPASYNDEKHAYTPAWQEIFTGVGRDTVIKFAREWGGTAEVTKGKCMVIVGAAINHWFHGNLMYRAAIMTQLLTGCNGVNGGGMNHYVGQEKLAPVDSWGTIMAAKDWIAGNRLQQAPIWHYINSDQWRYDNNQMDYNSVPKDNKYSSMHSADWTVMSVRNGWMPFYPQYNKSNLDVVNDAVASGAKTDDEIRTYIVEKLKSKELQYSVADPDNEINFPRNWFIWRGNALMSSAKGHEYMLDHYLGTHNNKIADEVAKPHVHEIIWREAPKGKMDLVVDINFRMDTSALYSDIVLPTASWYEKADLNSTDMHSFIHPLSAAVAPVWESKTDWQIFQALAKKVSELAPAYLPKPVKDVINAALSHDSADEITQPSIRDWGKGECEPIPGQTMHKLVFVERDYTQIYNKYISLGPNIKTNALGAHGVSFMADDVYNEMLHDKRHVQKVNGVEYPSVKEDVEAVNAVLTLSTLTNGKLNDRAYKNMEKKTGVVLADLGEGSKDVRIDYKDLQAQPRRYNTSPLWSGLMNDGRAYCAYSYNVERLVPWRTITGRQHTYMDHEGYIAFGEHFTTYKPSPTPQVYGDIRKTVNDGKARMLNVLTPHGKWHIHSTYGDTLRMLTLSRGIEPCWMSEEDAEAIGVKDNDWVEVYNDHGVYCTRACVSARIPKGVCIVYHSPERTYTVPKSQMRGNRRAGGHNSFTRVHLKPNLMTGGYGQFSYHFNYWGPVGANRDTHVLVRKMDRVEF, translated from the coding sequence ATGAGCTGGATAGAAGATATTGTTTCGCCCAAGACCCGTAAATGGGAAGAGTTTTACCGTAACAGATGGCAGTACGATAAAGTTATTCGCAGCACCCACGGTGTGAACTGTACCGGGGGCTGTTCGTGGAATATTCACGTGAAAGATGGTATTGTGGTCTGGGAAACACAGGCATTGGACTATCCGTTGCTCGAAAACACGTTGCCACCGTACGAACCCCGCGGATGCCAGCGTGGTATTTCGTATTCATGGTATCTGTACAGTCCGATTCGAGTAAAGTATCCGCTGATCCGCGGTGCTCTGATGGAGCTGTTCAATGTTGAAAAGAAATTAGCCAACGGCGATCCGGTGAAAGCATGGGAAAACCTGCAGAACGATCCCGAAAAACGCCGGCGCTATCAGTGGGCTCGCGGTAAGGGCGGGTTCAGGCGTGCCAAGTGGGATGAAGTACTTGAACTGATTGCCGCTGCCAACATTTATACTGTAAAGAAGTACGGTCCCGACAGGATTATCGGTTTTTCACCGATTCCTGCCATGTCCATGCTGAGCTATGCAGCCGGCGCCCGCTACCTGCAGTTGATGGGGGGCGTAAACCTTAGCTTCTACGATTGGTACTGTGACCTTCCCAATGCATTCCCCGAAGTATGGGGTGAGCAAACCGACGTGTGCGAAAGCGCAGACTGGTACAATTCAAAGTTCTGCGTGTCGATGGGTGCCAACCTTGGAATGACGCGGACCCCCGACATCCACTTTTTCTCCGAATCCAAGCATAACGGAACAAAAACCGTGGTGATGTCACCCGACTTCAGCATGGTTGCCAAACACGCTGACCAATGGATCCCGTGTCATGCCGGTTCCGACGGTGCGTTCTGGATGGCTGTAACCCACGTGATCCTGAAAGAATATCACGTTGACAAACAAGTTCCGTATTTCATGGATTATATCAAACGATATACGGATTTACCATTCCTGGTTGAACTGGAAAAACACGGTAATCACTACAGAGCCGGACGCCTGGTGCGTGCCAATGGCATTGCCAAGTATGCAGGCGTGGAAAACGGTGACTGGCAACTGTTAAATATCGACGCAAAGTCCGGCAACCTGGTATGCCCGAAAGGTACGATGGGAAGCCGGTGGGCTAAGGAAAAAGCCGGAAACTGGAATCTGAAATTTGAAGACTTTGTTGATAATACACCGTACGAACCAACCCTGTCATTACTGGATCATAGCGATGATGTGTATCAGGTTGAGTTCATTGAGTACGGGCTTGATAAAACGGCACTGCGTGGCGTCCCGGTTAAATTCATCGAAACGTTGAATGGGAAAATTCCGGTTGCAACGATTTATGATGTAACGATGGGACATTACGGCGTTGGCAGGGGGCTTGCAGGTGATTACCCGGCTTCGTACAACGACGAAAAGCACGCCTATACGCCGGCATGGCAGGAAATCTTTACCGGCGTCGGTCGGGATACCGTGATAAAGTTCGCCCGCGAGTGGGGCGGAACAGCCGAGGTTACCAAGGGCAAGTGCATGGTGATTGTCGGTGCCGCAATTAACCACTGGTTCCATGGCAACCTGATGTACCGCGCAGCAATTATGACGCAACTGCTTACGGGCTGCAACGGTGTTAATGGTGGCGGTATGAACCACTACGTTGGTCAGGAAAAACTTGCACCGGTGGATTCATGGGGAACCATTATGGCTGCAAAGGACTGGATTGCCGGGAACCGACTGCAGCAAGCCCCTATCTGGCACTATATCAACTCCGACCAGTGGAGATATGACAATAACCAGATGGACTATAACAGCGTTCCGAAGGATAACAAATACTCAAGTATGCACTCTGCGGACTGGACGGTAATGTCGGTACGAAACGGCTGGATGCCCTTCTACCCGCAGTATAACAAGAGCAACCTGGATGTTGTAAACGATGCTGTGGCTTCCGGTGCAAAAACTGATGACGAGATCCGGACATACATTGTTGAAAAATTAAAATCAAAAGAGTTACAATACTCAGTAGCCGACCCTGATAATGAAATTAATTTCCCGCGCAACTGGTTTATCTGGCGTGGTAATGCTCTAATGTCCAGCGCCAAGGGGCATGAATACATGCTGGACCACTATCTTGGAACTCACAACAACAAGATTGCCGACGAAGTTGCCAAGCCCCACGTACATGAAATCATCTGGCGCGAGGCTCCTAAGGGTAAAATGGATCTGGTGGTTGACATTAACTTCCGGATGGACACCTCGGCACTGTACTCGGATATTGTTCTGCCTACGGCATCTTGGTACGAGAAGGCCGACCTGAATTCTACAGACATGCACTCGTTCATTCACCCGCTGTCGGCAGCCGTTGCTCCGGTCTGGGAATCAAAAACCGACTGGCAGATTTTCCAGGCCCTTGCCAAGAAGGTGAGCGAGCTTGCCCCGGCCTACCTGCCCAAGCCGGTGAAGGACGTCATCAATGCTGCACTGTCACACGACTCGGCAGATGAAATTACCCAACCGTCGATTCGCGACTGGGGTAAGGGTGAGTGCGAACCGATACCGGGACAAACCATGCACAAGCTGGTATTTGTAGAACGGGATTATACGCAGATTTACAATAAGTACATATCGTTAGGGCCGAATATCAAAACGAATGCGTTGGGCGCACACGGTGTTTCGTTTATGGCTGATGATGTGTACAACGAAATGCTGCATGACAAACGTCACGTGCAGAAAGTAAATGGTGTTGAGTACCCATCGGTGAAGGAAGACGTGGAAGCGGTTAACGCCGTCCTTACCTTGTCTACCCTGACCAACGGAAAGCTTAATGACCGTGCCTACAAGAACATGGAGAAGAAAACCGGTGTTGTTCTTGCCGATCTCGGAGAGGGAAGTAAGGACGTACGCATTGACTATAAGGACTTGCAAGCCCAGCCACGCCGGTATAATACCTCGCCGCTGTGGTCAGGTCTGATGAATGACGGTCGAGCCTACTGCGCCTATTCGTACAATGTTGAGCGCCTGGTGCCGTGGCGTACAATTACAGGCCGGCAGCACACCTACATGGATCACGAAGGGTACATTGCCTTCGGCGAACACTTCACTACGTATAAACCATCGCCGACACCACAGGTGTATGGCGATATCCGCAAAACTGTGAACGATGGGAAGGCACGAATGCTGAACGTGCTCACACCCCACGGCAAGTGGCATATCCACTCAACCTACGGTGATACACTGCGCATGCTTACCTTATCGCGCGGCATTGAACCCTGCTGGATGAGCGAAGAAGATGCCGAAGCCATTGGAGTCAAGGACAACGACTGGGTAGAAGTGTACAATGACCACGGCGTGTATTGTACGCGTGCCTGCGTAAGCGCCCGGATACCAAAGGGAGTCTGCATCGTATATCACTCACCCGAACGGACATACACAGTCCCCAAATCTCAGATGCGCGGTAATCGCAGGGCAGGCGGACACAACAGCTTCACCCGTGTTCACCTGAAGCCAAACCTGATGACTGGTGGCTACGGTCAGTTCTCGTACCACTTTAACTACTGGGGTCCGGTTGGAGCCAACCGCGACACACACGTCTTAGTTCGCAAAATGGATAGAGTAGAATTTTAA
- a CDS encoding cytochrome c has protein sequence MNRHSVLHHGSIIASLLLFLSVPLMAQNGQELFETNCSACHTVGGGRLVGPDLQGVTSLRSPEWLMKWTKSSQTLIASGDADAKAIFAEFGELIMPDQSHLPDADITAIYAYIGSKGGEAAEGGGAPVANASDDATPEQIQRGRMLFEGSHRFANGGASCMSCHNVNYANVHPGGLLAKDLTEVYKRMGGDAGLKGILGAPPFPAMAQTYTDHPLTEQEIADLIAFLRTVSDQSAKQQAASFNPLLMGGGIGVCCVFLLILVIWFKRKRFSVKADIFNRQIKSI, from the coding sequence ATGAATCGGCATAGCGTTTTACACCACGGTTCCATCATCGCCAGCCTGCTGCTGTTCTTGTCTGTGCCTTTAATGGCTCAAAACGGTCAGGAGCTTTTCGAAACCAACTGCAGTGCCTGCCATACGGTGGGTGGTGGACGTTTGGTGGGCCCGGATCTGCAGGGCGTCACATCGCTGCGTTCTCCGGAATGGCTGATGAAGTGGACAAAGAGTTCGCAGACGCTGATTGCGAGCGGTGACGCCGATGCAAAGGCGATTTTTGCTGAATTTGGCGAGCTTATCATGCCTGACCAGTCGCACCTACCGGATGCCGACATTACTGCGATTTACGCCTACATTGGCAGTAAGGGCGGTGAAGCAGCCGAAGGTGGCGGAGCCCCGGTGGCCAACGCATCCGATGACGCTACGCCGGAGCAGATTCAGCGCGGACGGATGCTATTCGAGGGCTCGCATCGGTTTGCTAATGGCGGCGCATCCTGTATGTCATGCCACAACGTTAACTATGCAAACGTCCACCCCGGTGGTCTTCTTGCTAAGGATCTTACCGAAGTGTACAAGCGCATGGGAGGTGACGCCGGACTGAAAGGGATTTTAGGTGCCCCGCCGTTCCCGGCGATGGCCCAGACCTATACAGATCATCCGCTTACTGAACAGGAAATTGCTGATCTGATTGCATTCCTCCGTACGGTCAGCGATCAAAGCGCAAAACAGCAAGCTGCATCGTTTAATCCTCTGCTCATGGGTGGTGGAATCGGTGTGTGCTGTGTGTTTTTGTTGATACTCGTGATTTGGTTTAAAAGAAAGCGATTCTCAGTAAAGGCCGACATCTTTAACCGACAAATTAAATCCATATAG
- a CDS encoding MFS transporter, with translation MNQPSSGLATRTLSVTTLAFTICFAVWMINGVLVTFLVNNGIYKWSPVQVGWLLGVPVLVGSVLRLPVGILTDKLGGRWVMGSLLMLCAVPVYLLSYADDYTSFLALSFCFGIAGSTFASGVAYVSLFFPKNKQGTALGIFGAGNMGAALTTLFGPTLLEYVTDHGANLAAWRSMPRLYAALLAATGIVFFLLTKNARPTAVKSMRDRLLPLREARVWRFGLYYFVVFGSFVALSQWLIPYYVNVYSMPIVMAGFMTTAFNLPSGVIRAVGGVLADKIGARMLLYVVFGVCIVCLFLLFFPRMEINAPGQGIMATRAGTVTAVSDNEIQIGDTRYAIQHKGDTDKNIKIRFGIHHDTEGFLILPTASTWQTPLVKAGDTVTKGQLIAKGNTQIYFQANVWIFTALVFIIGLMMGLGSAAVFKHIPTYYPNDIGSVGGIVGVLGGLGGFIDPIVFGYLLSATGVWTTSWMMLAGLSIISIALMHFAISRSKVGVYTVPDEAIKQIKS, from the coding sequence ATGAATCAACCGTCATCAGGTCTTGCCACACGCACACTCAGCGTTACCACACTGGCATTTACAATCTGCTTTGCCGTGTGGATGATAAACGGTGTCCTTGTTACGTTTCTTGTCAATAATGGTATTTACAAATGGAGCCCTGTCCAGGTTGGCTGGCTGCTGGGTGTGCCGGTTCTTGTGGGGTCGGTACTTCGTTTGCCGGTAGGTATCCTTACCGATAAACTGGGCGGACGCTGGGTAATGGGCTCTCTGTTGATGTTATGCGCAGTTCCGGTGTACCTGCTCTCGTATGCCGATGACTATACATCGTTTCTTGCTTTGAGTTTTTGTTTTGGTATTGCAGGCAGCACATTTGCTTCGGGCGTGGCCTACGTCTCACTGTTCTTCCCAAAGAATAAACAAGGCACTGCCCTTGGCATCTTTGGCGCCGGCAACATGGGTGCCGCACTCACCACCCTGTTCGGACCAACACTGCTGGAATACGTTACCGATCACGGTGCCAATCTTGCAGCATGGCGTTCCATGCCGCGTTTATATGCAGCTCTACTGGCTGCTACGGGTATTGTGTTCTTCCTGCTGACAAAGAATGCCAGGCCTACAGCGGTGAAGTCAATGCGCGATCGGTTACTGCCTCTTCGTGAAGCACGCGTATGGCGCTTTGGCCTGTATTATTTTGTGGTGTTCGGAAGCTTCGTGGCTTTGTCGCAGTGGCTTATTCCGTACTATGTTAATGTGTATTCCATGCCTATTGTGATGGCCGGCTTTATGACAACTGCCTTTAATCTTCCATCGGGTGTTATTCGGGCAGTTGGAGGCGTGCTTGCGGACAAAATCGGAGCTCGCATGCTCCTGTATGTAGTGTTCGGCGTATGCATCGTTTGCCTGTTCCTGCTTTTCTTCCCGCGAATGGAAATTAATGCTCCGGGACAAGGAATTATGGCAACACGTGCCGGCACGGTAACCGCTGTTTCGGATAATGAGATTCAGATTGGTGATACCAGGTACGCAATCCAGCATAAGGGAGATACCGACAAGAATATTAAAATCCGCTTTGGTATCCACCACGATACCGAAGGCTTCCTGATACTTCCTACTGCATCTACATGGCAGACGCCACTGGTAAAAGCGGGCGACACGGTCACGAAAGGACAACTCATTGCAAAGGGTAATACGCAAATTTACTTTCAGGCAAATGTGTGGATATTTACTGCCCTGGTCTTTATTATCGGCTTGATGATGGGACTGGGCAGCGCCGCCGTGTTTAAGCATATTCCAACCTATTATCCCAACGATATTGGTTCCGTTGGTGGCATCGTGGGTGTGTTAGGGGGCTTGGGCGGATTTATCGATCCTATTGTGTTTGGCTATCTGCTCAGTGCCACCGGCGTATGGACCACAAGTTGGATGATGCTTGCCGGCCTGTCTATCATCAGCATTGCACTGATGCATTTTGCCATCTCACGCAGTAAGGTTGGCGTTTACACGGTACCCGATGAAGCAATTAAACAAATTAAATCGTAA
- a CDS encoding tellurite resistance/C4-dicarboxylate transporter family protein, producing the protein MTPNQPSTSQPATLTARLSDAVRSLSPSYFGLVMATGIVSSALHLTGMHTLSLVLFWVNLLAYGVLWTLTIIRVAMFPREFLNDVKGHQTGPGFFTTIAGTCIVGTQFILLNQDYATASVLWVLGIVLWVGMTYVVFTTLTIKEEKPSLDEGISGAWLLAVVSTQSVAVLTTLIATRLDQPLKLEANFFALSMWLWGGMLYIWMISLIFYRYTFFKFFASDLAPPYWINMGAMAISTVAGSLLILNVDHAPFLHSLLPFLKGFTVFYWATGTWWIPMLFILAVWRSVYKKLPFTYDPLYWGAVFPLGMYTVATYQMDRALNLYFLQWLPNYFVFIAAAVWIATFSGMVRRIAQTLFGTGHRH; encoded by the coding sequence ATGACGCCGAACCAACCGTCCACATCCCAACCCGCTACGCTTACTGCACGCCTCTCCGATGCCGTCCGGAGTTTGTCACCCTCATACTTTGGCCTGGTCATGGCCACCGGGATTGTCTCGTCGGCATTGCATCTTACCGGTATGCATACGCTTAGCCTTGTCCTGTTCTGGGTGAACCTTCTGGCGTATGGCGTCCTGTGGACGCTCACGATTATCAGAGTTGCTATGTTCCCGAGGGAGTTTTTAAACGACGTAAAGGGACACCAGACAGGTCCGGGGTTCTTTACAACAATTGCAGGTACCTGCATTGTTGGTACCCAGTTTATTCTTCTCAATCAGGATTATGCTACAGCCTCTGTTCTTTGGGTATTGGGAATTGTTCTGTGGGTTGGGATGACCTATGTAGTGTTTACAACGCTCACCATAAAGGAAGAGAAACCATCGCTGGACGAAGGAATTTCCGGAGCCTGGTTGCTTGCTGTTGTCTCAACGCAGTCAGTAGCCGTGCTTACCACCCTCATTGCCACACGTCTGGATCAGCCCCTTAAACTTGAAGCAAACTTCTTTGCGCTCTCTATGTGGCTGTGGGGCGGCATGCTGTACATCTGGATGATTTCACTGATTTTTTACCGCTACACGTTTTTTAAATTCTTTGCCTCCGATCTTGCTCCTCCCTACTGGATAAACATGGGCGCCATGGCCATATCCACCGTGGCCGGTTCGCTACTCATTCTTAACGTAGATCATGCACCATTCTTACATTCACTGCTCCCATTCTTAAAAGGATTTACTGTTTTTTACTGGGCTACCGGCACGTGGTGGATACCAATGCTGTTTATCCTTGCCGTTTGGAGAAGCGTGTACAAGAAACTGCCATTTACATACGATCCCCTGTACTGGGGCGCCGTGTTCCCCCTTGGGATGTACACGGTTGCTACCTACCAGATGGACAGAGCGTTGAATCTGTACTTCCTGCAGTGGCTTCCAAACTATTTCGTGTTTATTGCTGCTGCGGTTTGGATTGCCACATTCTCCGGAATGGTGCGCAGGATTGCCCAAACTCTTTTTGGTACGGGCCATCGGCATTAG
- a CDS encoding hemerythrin domain-containing protein translates to MTMLDLKNLAKTDPVKRNVEKGLEQVEHTPMEPPSAYDSLATVNVPADQLHDVLKVFVDEHKKATEIIEQFEQALLQYKTNGYKLDPKINEYFKQFFDFFDNFLLPHNSKEEKALFPTLNERLVEAGEHSSTDSKFTAIDVMEDDHVKFIQLGALTFNLLGLATRIQDFNARIFVLDTAYENGRELIELLRLHIFREDYTLFPLAQKYLKDDDFKLIEEKMARF, encoded by the coding sequence ATGACAATGCTAGATCTAAAAAACCTCGCCAAAACGGATCCCGTTAAACGTAATGTTGAAAAGGGGCTTGAACAAGTTGAGCATACGCCAATGGAACCACCGTCAGCCTACGATTCACTTGCAACGGTCAACGTTCCGGCAGATCAGCTCCATGATGTCCTGAAAGTGTTTGTTGATGAACACAAGAAGGCAACAGAAATCATTGAACAGTTCGAGCAGGCCCTGCTACAGTACAAAACCAACGGGTATAAGCTGGATCCTAAAATCAATGAGTACTTTAAACAGTTCTTTGATTTCTTTGATAACTTCCTGTTGCCTCATAACTCCAAGGAAGAAAAGGCGTTGTTCCCAACACTCAATGAGCGGCTTGTGGAAGCAGGCGAGCACAGCAGTACCGACAGTAAGTTTACCGCCATCGACGTCATGGAAGATGACCACGTGAAGTTTATTCAGCTTGGCGCCCTTACGTTTAACCTGCTGGGTCTGGCAACGCGCATCCAGGACTTTAATGCCAGAATCTTTGTGCTGGATACGGCTTACGAGAACGGACGCGAACTGATAGAACTGCTGCGCCTGCACATCTTCCGCGAAGACTACACCCTTTTTCCGCTGGCACAGAAATACCTAAAGGACGACGATTTTAAATTAATTGAAGAAAAAATGGCTCGGTTTTAA